In Nostoc edaphicum CCNP1411, the sequence TATAAAGCGTTAATCAATATATAGGAATCATATTTGATTTTTGAACAAAATTAGGTATTGTAGGGTGTGTTAGAACGGAGTTCGTAACGCACCATTATAGAGGGTTTGGTGCGTTACGCTGTCGCTAACACACCCTACGTATGTCTTCATAAATCAAACCGTATTCCTATAGTACAACTTATATTTTAAGAAGAATGTTAAGATTGAATTCTCATCATAATAGTTAGATTATTTTATGTTTTACAAAGTAAACATTATTATCGAAAAAGATGAAGATGGCTATTACGCTTATTCTCCAGAACTTCCAGGCTGTCAAAGTCAAGGTGATTCTTTGGAAGAAGTAAGCTCAAATATTAAAGAAGCTGTTGAAGTTTACCTAGAAACTCTATCAGAATCAGAGAAACAGGAACTTTTAAAGAAGGAAATCCTGACTATGACTTTAGAGGTTCAGGTTGCCTAAACTACCGCGACTAAATGCCAAGGAAGCGGAAAAACTATTATTGGATGCTGGCTTTATACAGATTAGAAGTAAAGGCAGTCACAGAGTCTATCGCCTAGAAAATATCAGGGTTGTCATTCCTTTTCATTCAGGAAAAGTATTACACCCAAAGATAGTTCAACAGGTTATACAAGCTATCAAACCTGATGAGAATGATCCGCCTGATGATGAAACTTGAATTTATAATCTATTGCTCAACACTCCACAAATATATGAGCGATCGCTTCACTAATTCATTTAGGATAGTGTTGTGCTAAAAACTCCTCAGCTTCAGTCCTATCTTTAATTACTCCATCTAAGGTAGCAGCAACTACATCATCTAATATTTGCCGATACTGGGGCCCTGGTTTGTAACCAAGTTTCTTTAAATCATTGCCATTCAATAGTGGCTGCACATTCGCCCAAACTGTTAAATATTCCCAAATTTGATGTCTAATATATCGCGGACTTTGCAAAGCAATTAAAATCAGCATTGGTAAATCATATTGTCGCAACAACTGTACTACTTGACTGGGGCGTTGAAAAGTGGGTAAAGATTCTATTACTTGACTAAAGCTTTGAACTAAGTTCTTCAACCTAACAATGCTATCGTCTTGTAATTGCAAATTTTGTGCGACTTTCATTCGATATTCAGGTGCTAGGTGGGCGATTAATGCTTCTAGACGCATTTGCCAGTGAATGAAAGTTTGTTCAGCATCAAATCGCCGCAAACAGAGTTCTAACAAACGTAATTGTCGCAAGAGTAAAGCATTTAGTTTGAGGGTAGGATGGATACATTGTAATGCCCCTAAATTATCGAGTAACTGCAAAGCTGATTTCCAGTAGGGCGCTTCTAGGATGTGCTTTAATTCTGTTTTAAGTCGAGTTTGTAGGGCTGGAGTTTTGGTATTCTCTTGGGAAGTGCGATCGTAAACACCACTGTTGATGGCATAGCGAATAAACTCTTCAGTCTGTGGTTCTATTTCAAATCCGAAGCGCACGGCAAAGCGCACGCCGCGATAAATGCGGGTGGGATCTTCGATAAAGCTGTTAGGGTGTAAAACCCGAATTTGTTTAGCTTGTAAATCAAGTAAACCGCCAAAGAAATCGAGTAATTCACCAGAGCGGGGAGAGGTGAGCCGCAAAGCGATCGCATTAATGGTAAAATCTCGACGATACAAGTCTTGACGAATGGAACTCGCCTCAACTTCTGGATTCGCCGCCGGGTAAGGATAAAACTCTGTTCTAGCCGTGGCAATATCTACCCAAAGAGAATCTAATTCTGGGTCTTTGTGCCACAACAAAGCAGCAGTTTGAAAAGCCCCGTGGATTTCTAAACGAGCCGCAGGGTAAAGTTGTTGGAGTGCTTTTGCTAGTTCCACACCAGCGCCAACATCTGCTGATTTGTGAAAGCCATCAACTACAAGATCAATATCTTTAATCATCAAAGTGTCTGATGTTGCTTCCGCTAACAGCAAATCCCGCACCGCACCCCCCACAAGATAAAGATGCCAACCCCGTTTTTCGGCTTCTTGCGATGCTGTGGTGAGTAATTGCCATAACTGAGGAGCAAGTTTATTTTGTAACTCAGTGCTAAGAGGAATTTTGAATTTTGAATTTTGAATTTTGAATTTTTCCTCTCCCCCTTCTCCATTTTCATCCCTTTCCTGATGTAATTCCCGCAAGACATCAGTACGAGTGACAAGACCAACTAACTGCTCATTCTCCAATACTGGCAAACGTCCGATATCATAAGTCACCATCAGCGCTTCAATTTGTGGCAGTGTTGTATCTGGTGTAATTGTTTTCAGATTTCTTGTCATGTAGCCCTTCACCGGCGCATGACTAAAGCCGTGGTGCAGGGCAATATCAAGATCCCGGCGCGAAATAATGCCTACTAATTGTTTTTGATTATCGACTACAGATAAACCAGAGTGTCCATAGCGCAACAAAATGCGTTGCGCTTGGGCAATTGTGGTTTCAGGTAGAATCGTGCGGACAGGAGAAGACATCAAATCCCTAGCGGTGAGGGGGTGGGGAATTTGCGCTTTTACTCCGTCAAGAAGTTGTTTTAATATTGCTTGTGAATCAACTCCTCTTAGATTTAGTGATGCGGCTTGTGAATGACCGCCGCCGCCCAAGAGTTGGAATAATAGATTAAGATTTGTTTTGGGAATTTGCGATCGCCCAATTATAGTTAAGCGTGAATCATTTTCACCGAAAGTATACTCATTAGCCAGCAGTATGGCATCAATTTCGGTTAATTCCACGAGTTCTGAAGCTAAACTCGATAGCCCTGGCACAAAAGCATCTGTTTTCAGAATTACCCAAGCAACAGTATATCCACGCAGGCAAAGATATTCTAAATTTTCTAGAGATTCAGTTAATAACTGTTGCAATTGCAAAGACAAGCCAGGGTCACGGTAGGTAGAAATTACCGATAAACTTGCACCTTGTTGCATCAACCAAGCCAAAGCTAAGGCATCCCGTGGTGTGGATTGGTCAAAGGTCAAGGAGCCAGTGTCAACGTGGATACCCAAAGCCATTACCGTGGCTTCGGCAGGAGTGAGAGAAATTTCCTGTTGTTGCAATTGCTCCACAATGAGAGTTGTAGCGGCTCCTACTGAAGAAAGATGCGATCGCGTGGCTGGAATATCTGATTCTTGTCCTAAGTGGTGGTCATAAACTATAATCTCTCCAAGATGGGGTAAATCTAACCACTCAGCAGCTTTACCCAAGCGATCACGCAGTTGTGTATCCACCACAGTTAGAGAACGAATTTTTTCTGGATTCACCGAACGGCGTTCAATCAACGGATATTCATCCCGATGTAATGCTAAAAAATCCCTTACAGGAGGGTGAGAACCGCCAGTCAGCACAATCTTACTTCCTGGTAGTAGGCGTGTTAACCCTACCGCCGCTCCTAGTGTGTCAAAATCTGCTGTTGTGTGGCAAAGAATTACATCCATAGTTCAATTAGCCATTAGTCATTGCTACTTAGACGAAAGGACAAATGACTAAAATGTTGCAATTTCTGCTAGCTTAAAAATAATAAGAAAGTGTCAGTGTCGCCCTTTAGGATATTCTATCCTTAGTATTTCGCTGTATTGGGAGAAGCAAAAATGACCATAATATTCCAATTTGCCTTGATAGGTCTAGTCCTGTTGTCCTTTGTCCTAGTTGTGGGCGTTCCAGTTGCTTACGCTACTCCCCAAAATTGGGGTGAATCTAAAAAACTGCTCTGGGTTGGCTCTGGTGTCTGGATTGGTTTGGTGTTTTTAGTTGGTTTGTTAAACTTTTTTGTCGTGTAGGCGACGGCTTCGCTCTGGCGCAGGCACATAATATAAGAACTAGAGGAGCAGAAAAGCCAAGGTCAAAGGTTAAGGGAAACAAGAAATTTTTTCTTTTTCCTGGTTCCTTCATCCTGACCAGGCTTTCCTGCTCCTCTACATTTAAATAAGAAATGTATATTGGCCAGAAGTATAGTTGATAAAGAGGCAGTCATGGCAGTTTTCGAGGGAACTTTTACTCAAACGGAACCTTTGCGTTTTGCAGTGGTTATTGGTCGATTCAATGACCTCGTTACCGGAAAGCTGCTAGAGGGTTGTCAAGATTGTTTGAAACGCCACGGTGTAGATCCTAACCCGCAAGGTAATCAGGTGGACTATGTTTGGGTGCCAGGAAGTTTTGAAGTACCTTTAGTAGCTCGGCAACTAGCACTTTCCCATCGTTATGATGCTGTAATTTGTCTAGGTGCAGTTATTCGAGGGCAAACACCCCACTTTGATTACGTATCCGCCGAGGTTTCTAAAGGCATTGCCGCCGCTAGCTTTCAAACTGGAGTGCCAGTAATTTTTGGCATTTTGACAGTAGACACCATGCAACAAGCCTTAGAACGGGCAGGCATCAAAGGTAATCATGGTTGGGATTATGCCTTGAATGCCCTAGAAATGGCAAGCCTCATGCGGCAACTGCGTTCTAACCTGGCAGAGCCATATTCTCGTAATAGCCAGTCTTTGCCAGCCTCTTTTCAAAGTGCCAGCATCGGCAATTTAACTGCGGAGTCAGAAGAACTAGGCTAAATGAGTCATTAGTCATTTGTCCTTTGTCCTTTGTCATTCACTAATGACTAATGACCAATGACTAATGACTAATGACTAATGACTAATGACTAATGACTAATGACTAATGACTAAAATAAATAAAGGGGTTGACAATCAAGGATAAATCTGAGATATTGATATATGGCAATTGATTGCGGGTGTAGCTCAGTGGTAGAGCGTCACCTTGCCAAGGTGAATGTCGCGCGTTCGAATCGCGTCACCCGCTTCCAGATAAAACCTCTTAGAGTTAAAAATTCTAAGAGGTTTTAGTGTTTTTAGGGTGCATTTCAGTGTTCGTCGATTCACTCTTCAATCCTGTGGACAGATCGAGCAAACAAATCGTCTACTCTCCCAATTTGAATATTGCCCACTCAAATTGTGTTACCCACTTGCTAAGAAATATAAAACCCAGCTTCACATTAGTTTAGATATTCATTAGCTTGAGTACAATCTTTATAGGTGTAATCAATTTGTTTCGTAGAGGGTGATTTCACTGGACTAAAGGTGGCTACTTATAATGTTGTCAGGTGCAAAACGTCTTTTCGCAGTGAAGTTAGCCACAATCTATTTGGGCAAAGAGTCACACACATTCTCTGGATGTTTTGCCAATTCCCGCTCTTGAAACGCTTATGAACTGCAAGGAATACAGATTGGAGATAATCCCGATCTAACCTTGATAACTGGATAGTAATATATAGTAACCCCAAGGAAAATCTAGGGTTTATTGGTGTCTGTTGTTTATCAGCGTAGCCTTCCCAAACGATTTGTTTTAGGAGTGGTCGCCACGTAGGCTTAAAATTGTACCAGGTGTGTCAGCATAATCAATGCCCAAAAACGCAACCACTTACCTTGAAAGCGACAGATGAAGAGAAGGAAATTTTTCAATAAGATTGCCAGCTATGGGGAAAGACTACAAACAGAGAACCCCGTACTGAGATGGCAATTAAGATACTTAAAGTTGGCTGCATCTACTGTTTGCAATCATGGCAATGTTTGCATAACCTGCCCATCTATATAAAGAAAGAAGCCTGATCAGGCATTTACCAAGACATTATATTCTCGTAGTTCGTGTAAAACACGCTCAAGTTATTAGAACGCTTGTGCAATCTCAAAAACCTGAAAAAATCGACTTCAATACCGAATACCCCTGTCCCTGTCGTCGCCGGGGTCAGTTAATTCCGATTACGCTGACAGAAGCATTTGGTTGCGATCGCTGTCAGCAAATCTTTGTAGTAGAAGATAATGGTCATGTCCTAGAACAGCTTTCTACCACCTATCCCTATAAGCGGGCTTGGCGTTGGATGGGAAATAGTTGGCATGTTGTCCATCCCCGCTTGGGAGAAAGCTATCTGCCTATAGCACTTGGCATTATTTTCGTGCTAGTGATTATATGGCTGCCATTAGCACTGCGATTGGCAAATAGTTCCAGCATTATTGCTTGGGCAATGGTGGCGGTACTATTGGCTATTCTGCCAGCACTAATGGTCTGGCTTACCTACAGACGTTAACTCAATGACTGTTGAAGTTTTGGATGACCACCCCGAACCGATTACTAGTGCCCAACGAGCGTATCAAGCTTCCCTAAAGTTGGGGATCACAAAAGGAGCAGACCGGAGTCGTGCAGTATTAGCGATGGCACAGGCTCTTGAGCGCTCATTTGACGACATTCTAGAAGCCAATACCTTGGATTTAGAAGCCAGTCGGGAAATGGCAGTGCCAGAGTTGATATTGGATTGGCTAAAGCTGACTCCCACAAGGCTAGAGACGACCGTGGACATTTTACAACGGTTGGGGGAATTATCAGATCCGCTGCGGCGCGTTAGAACCGCTGATTATCAACTAGAAGATTCCCAAAGTTACACCCAGTTAATGCCCTTGGGAGTGATTGGATTTATTTATGAAGCCTTTCCCGATTTAGGAGCGATCGCAGCGGGTTTTTGTATCAAAACTGGCAATAGTATAATTCTCAAAGGCAGTACTGAAGCTAGCCATTCTAACGCTGCGATCGCTGAAGTATTGCAAAGTGCGATCGCAGAAGTTGGTCTAACACCAGGTTGTGTAGAACTGATCACAGCAGAACATGGTGCTTCAATTCGGGATTTAGTTACCCAAGACGAGTACGTGAATTTAGCGATTCCCTACGGACGTCCCAGCTTAGTGCAGCAGGTTGTACGACAAGCAACTTGCCCAGTTTTAAAGTCAGCGATGGGTAACTGTTATCTCTACTGGTCGCTGAATAGCAGCTTGGAAATGGTACGCTGGATGATTCTTGATAGCCATCAAAGTGAACCCGATCAAGCCAACGCCATTGAAAAGGTACTAATTCATCGTCAAGCCTTGCCATCATCTTTAGCAGTTCTGTGGAATAGCTTGATGGAAAAAGGCTTTGAAATTAAAGGGGATGCAGAACTAGTAGAAGCCTTTCCTCAGTTGCAGTTGGTAAAGGAAGGCGAATGGGGAAACCCTTATTTAACGAGGACAGTAGCTTTTAAATTGGTGGATAGCTTAGAGAGTGCGATCGCCTGGATTAATCACTACAGCAGTGGTCATGCCGACTCCATAGTTACTGAATCCTACCAGGAAAGTCGCCAGTTTGCTTTAGGAGTTAACAGTGCCTCTACCTACATCAACAGTTCCCCGCGTTTTTCCCGCAACCCCTCGCGGGGAGATTCAGTGTTTCTCGGTATGTCTAACCAAAAAGGCCATCGCCGGGGATTTATCAGCCTGGAAACTTTGACCACCGTTAAGCATATTGTTCAGGGAAATGGCAGATTTTAATTAGGAGGCAGGAGGCAGGAGGCAGGAGGCAGGAGGCAGGAGATAGAAACTCTTTATATCTGATGCGTGAGTCCTGCATTTTGTCGCTTACTTAAAAAGCAAACTGCTGTAGTTGGGGTCTGAATCCCTCATGTCCAATGCCCCAATCCAATCTTAAAGTTAACAAAATCTTAATTTCTGCTTGATCCGAGGTTGCTAGGTTCCTTGTATTTGGTTGAGCAGGCAATTGAGAAATCAGTTAAATCAAGCATTATTTGTGCTTTTGACAACTGACTCTCCTGAATGCCAACTGTATTTACATCTGGGTAAAGGTGAATATGGAACTTATGGATGGCAATCGCCTCTTAGCAAATCGGTGCAGACGGCGGAGTTTTTTGTTGGGTGCAGGATTCTTAACGGGGTTAACAATCGCTAGCCAATGGCATCCAGTATCAGCTAACTCAAGGTTTTCTGGCTATCCATTCAGTCTTGGTGTTGCCTCTGGCGACCCTTTACCGGATGGTGTTGTTATTTGGACACGACTGGCTCCAAATCCACTTTTTGGAGGTGGAATGCCACTCGTAAATGTCCCAGTGCGGTGGCAAGTTGCCCTTGATGAAAACATGAGACAGGTGGTGCGTCGAGGAACAGTGCTGGCGACACCAGAATTAGCACACTCAGTTCACGTTGATGTCCGTGGACTAGACCCTGACCGTTGGTACTGGTATCAATTTCAAGCTGGTAGAGAAGCTAGCCCCATTGGACGGACTCGCACAGCACCAGCATTTTATAGCTATACCCAACAACTGAACTTTGCTTTTGTCTCCTGTCAAGACTGGCAAAATGGCTACTATACGGCTTATCGACATTTGGCTGAGGAAAATCTCGACCTTGTGGTTCATCTGGGTGATTACATCTACGAATACGGGCCACAGTCTGGTGGGCCGCGCCAGCATAATAGTCCAGAAATAATTACTCTTAAAGACTACCGCGATCGCCACGCCCTGTACAAAACTGACTTGAATCTCCAAGCTGCTCATGCGGCTTTTCCTTGGATTGTCACTTGGGATGATCATGAAGTTGACAATAACTACGCCAACTTAATCCCCGAAGATAACCAAACCCAAGAGGCTTTTAGGAAGCGGCGAGCCAATGCGTACCAGGCTTACTATGAACACATGCCTTTACGTCGGTCTTCATTGCCTAACGGCCCAGATATGCTGCTTTATCGGCGGTTCACCTACGGTAATTTGGCTGAGTTTAATGTACTAGACACCAGGCAATATCGCAGTGACCAACCTTGTGATGATGGGCTGAAACCTCGCTGCCCCGAAGCTTTTGATACAAATGCTACGATGACTGGCTCAAAACAAGAGCAGTGGCTACAAAAAGGGTTAGACCAATCGCGATCGCGCTGGAATGTGATTGCTCAACAGACTATACTAGCCGAGTACAATTTTAATAGTAATCCCGGTTTAGGTGTCTTCAATGTGGATCAGTGGGACGGTTACGTGGCTGCACGTAATCGGCTCTTGAGTTTTTTAAACCAGCGCCAACCTTCTAATCCAGTGGTGATTACCGGAGACATTCATTCTAGTTGGGTAAACGACCTAAAGCTTGACTTTAAGAACCCAAACTCACCGACGGTAGGCACTGAGTTCGTAGGAACTTCAATTACCTCTGACTTTCCTGCCCAATTCATTGCTCCAGTTCTAGCTTCCCTACCCAACAATCCCCATACCAAGTTCTTTGATGGTGCTTTCCGGGGATACGTCCGCTGCAAGCTTACCCCACAACGCTGGCAAAGTGACTACCGCGTGGTATCGAGCATTGTTGACTTGAATGCTTCTATTAAAACCCTAGCTTCCTTTATAGTCCAAAACGGACAACCAGGAGCACATCTAAGTTAACGTGAGTTCGACAAGTCTTATTTGACCTCTCCCCCAACCCCTCTCCGACACGGAGAGGGGAGCAAAAGGCTGAATTTTTCGTTGCTTCTCCCTTTCTGTTTCGGAGAGGGAGGCTGGGAGGGAGAGGTTCATCGAACTCACGTTAAGTTAAGCAAATCTCACAAGCAATCAACCAAACCCCCCAGATTCTATTTGGGGGGTTTCAATATAGTATGAAATATGACTTTAACTATTAGAACATCCGTATTTTTTTGCTGTTTGGATATAGCAATCCTATCTGAGTTACAAAAACTGCAAGAGACTTAAAAAAAATCGGAGAATATGAGAAATTCAGGAGTAGTGTACACTATATCAAGCTAGAAGCGATCGCCTGTTAGAGATTACACTGAATCGATCTTCCTAAAGAATTACTTTGGCATTTCTTTGCAATACTTAACTAAGTTCTAATTAAAAAAAGTGAACATAGATTAAAAATGATAACTAACATCATAATTTATTAAGTTCTTCAGGCTAAATTGAGAGTATGCTTAATAATTGAAATCTAGTTGATAATTTAAGTAACTAGGTGCAAATAGACTTAAACATTTGTTGAGTTTCTTATACTTTGCCATTTGTTTGAGGGTTAAATACTAAAAAATAAAGTTTGTTTGTGCCTAATTACTAACTAGGTTGTCGAGCAAGGTGGTTAAAATCTGACCTCAGACAATTAATAACAGCGAAAACAAAAGTAAACTTAACAAAAATTCGTAAGATGATAAAAAGAATTTTGCTAGCTGTATCGGGATTGGGACACGCAGAAGAAATGCTCAAAACCCTGAAAGAAATCCCTTCAATTCAATCTGCAAAAGTTACAATTTTGCATGTTGTTCAAGCACAAAGTACCGCTGCTACCATGACAAGTAAATGGGAAAATGGTGGTAAAATTCTGGCGAATGCCATTCAAACTTTAAACTTAGATCCTAGCGAGGTTTCTTCAATTTTGCGCGAAGGCGATCCCAAAGATGTAGTTTGCCAAGTAGCTGATGAAATCGACGCTGACTTGATTATTATGGGTTCACGCGGACTGAAGCGGCTGCAATCGATTTTATCAAACTCAGTCAGTCAGTATGTTTTTCAACTATCTTCTCGCCCCATGTTGCTGGTAAAAGATGATATTTATGTCAAAAGAATTAAGCGGATTATGGTGGCAATCGACAACTCTGATTCATCAAAAAACTGCTTGAAATTGGCACTGTTTCTACTGCGAGATATTCAGGGTGGCGAGTTAATTTTGGCAAATATTAGTACAGATTTAGGCGGTAAAAAATCGGAAATAACTCAGGTTAACTCAGACAAGAATCCAGTTTTGGCAGCCGCCGTTGCGGAAGCTGAAAAACAGGGTATCCAATCTCGTTCTTATATCAGCAGTGGCAAACCCGGTGAAGAAATTTGTCGATTGGCAGAAGAGTTGAATATAGACTTATTATTACTCGGTTCTCCAGATCGCCGTCCATCCATCGCTAAGAGTTTTGTTGACATAGATAGACTCATTGGTTCTTCCTTGTCTGACTATGTTCGAGTTAATGCCACTTGTCCGGTATTGTTGGCTCGGACAATCGCTTAAAGTAAATAGTGCTGTTAGCGGTAGCGGGGCGTTTAGCACGTGCTGAGTATAAGAATTGTTCTAATTAGGATAGTAAAGAAGCAAGATTTGTCTTGTGTTTAACTACTCAGCACTAAATTAACGGTTGATAAATAAAAACCCCTACACTATTGGTGCAGGGGTTATTTATTTTATACACAAACTCTTAACTATCTTTTCCACCTTCGCGGCTAGCAGTTTGGATGTAAAGAATTAGTAAAAACACAGCGGGGACGAGTACGAACAAAATGCTCGCTATGAACCCCAGGTCATTAACTTGCATGGCAAGAAAACCTCTCTTGAATTTCCAGTCAACAACATTAGGATAGCATCATAGATGACAGAGTTATACCAATTCAAAATTCAAAATTCAAAATTCAAAATTCAAAATGAGTAAACTCAATTTTGGTAAGTATTTTGACTACTGACTGGATACAAATTGTGAAAACGTGAACTACTCAGACCTGCCTACGGCTGAAGTCTGAGCTTCCCAATTCATCGGGAACAGCCTTAAAAACTCCGCAGTTTTTTTGGTCTTACATTCCCTCCAAGGGCAGGAGTCCTGGTTCCCAAGACCCAAATTTTTTACTTGCAACATATACCTAATTAGCTTGGTTTTCGCTTATGGCATTGATGGTCAAGATATTAAGTATCTTACCAGGAAAACAAGCAGGATTCGTCATCCATAAGCGAATTTGTTTTGACTCTTCGTTTAAAATCAATTCTAGATGCAATCCTCAACCCCCGCTATTCATCCCCATCCTACTAAGAGTTGAGGGTGGGGACTTCCGGTACTGTTAAGGTTTTGTGACTACGCTAACTGAGCCATTCACTAAAGTTTGACAGGCAAGGCGGTAATTTTCTGGCTTTTTCTTGAATTTCCGGTTTTCTACGTCTGTGCGGGGGGAAAGATTTTCTAATCCTTCAACTATCTCGACAACGCAAGTACCACATTGACCATTACCACCGCAATTGGTCATCTTGCCAATGAATGTATATATATCAATCCCATTTTGTATCGCCTTGAGCCGGAGATTAGCACCATCTGCCGCCACTACTTCTTTATTTTCTTTAACGAACTTGATATT encodes:
- a CDS encoding CBS domain-containing protein, producing the protein MDVILCHTTADFDTLGAAVGLTRLLPGSKIVLTGGSHPPVRDFLALHRDEYPLIERRSVNPEKIRSLTVVDTQLRDRLGKAAEWLDLPHLGEIIVYDHHLGQESDIPATRSHLSSVGAATTLIVEQLQQQEISLTPAEATVMALGIHVDTGSLTFDQSTPRDALALAWLMQQGASLSVISTYRDPGLSLQLQQLLTESLENLEYLCLRGYTVAWVILKTDAFVPGLSSLASELVELTEIDAILLANEYTFGENDSRLTIIGRSQIPKTNLNLLFQLLGGGGHSQAASLNLRGVDSQAILKQLLDGVKAQIPHPLTARDLMSSPVRTILPETTIAQAQRILLRYGHSGLSVVDNQKQLVGIISRRDLDIALHHGFSHAPVKGYMTRNLKTITPDTTLPQIEALMVTYDIGRLPVLENEQLVGLVTRTDVLRELHQERDENGEGGEEKFKIQNSKFKIPLSTELQNKLAPQLWQLLTTASQEAEKRGWHLYLVGGAVRDLLLAEATSDTLMIKDIDLVVDGFHKSADVGAGVELAKALQQLYPAARLEIHGAFQTAALLWHKDPELDSLWVDIATARTEFYPYPAANPEVEASSIRQDLYRRDFTINAIALRLTSPRSGELLDFFGGLLDLQAKQIRVLHPNSFIEDPTRIYRGVRFAVRFGFEIEPQTEEFIRYAINSGVYDRTSQENTKTPALQTRLKTELKHILEAPYWKSALQLLDNLGALQCIHPTLKLNALLLRQLRLLELCLRRFDAEQTFIHWQMRLEALIAHLAPEYRMKVAQNLQLQDDSIVRLKNLVQSFSQVIESLPTFQRPSQVVQLLRQYDLPMLILIALQSPRYIRHQIWEYLTVWANVQPLLNGNDLKKLGYKPGPQYRQILDDVVAATLDGVIKDRTEAEEFLAQHYPK
- a CDS encoding 2Fe-2S iron-sulfur cluster-binding protein: MGNIKFVKENKEVVAADGANLRLKAIQNGIDIYTFIGKMTNCGGNGQCGTCVVEIVEGLENLSPRTDVENRKFKKKPENYRLACQTLVNGSVSVVTKP
- the psbZ gene encoding photosystem II reaction center protein PsbZ, which gives rise to MTIIFQFALIGLVLLSFVLVVGVPVAYATPQNWGESKKLLWVGSGVWIGLVFLVGLLNFFVV
- a CDS encoding alkaline phosphatase D family protein, encoding MELMDGNRLLANRCRRRSFLLGAGFLTGLTIASQWHPVSANSRFSGYPFSLGVASGDPLPDGVVIWTRLAPNPLFGGGMPLVNVPVRWQVALDENMRQVVRRGTVLATPELAHSVHVDVRGLDPDRWYWYQFQAGREASPIGRTRTAPAFYSYTQQLNFAFVSCQDWQNGYYTAYRHLAEENLDLVVHLGDYIYEYGPQSGGPRQHNSPEIITLKDYRDRHALYKTDLNLQAAHAAFPWIVTWDDHEVDNNYANLIPEDNQTQEAFRKRRANAYQAYYEHMPLRRSSLPNGPDMLLYRRFTYGNLAEFNVLDTRQYRSDQPCDDGLKPRCPEAFDTNATMTGSKQEQWLQKGLDQSRSRWNVIAQQTILAEYNFNSNPGLGVFNVDQWDGYVAARNRLLSFLNQRQPSNPVVITGDIHSSWVNDLKLDFKNPNSPTVGTEFVGTSITSDFPAQFIAPVLASLPNNPHTKFFDGAFRGYVRCKLTPQRWQSDYRVVSSIVDLNASIKTLASFIVQNGQPGAHLS
- a CDS encoding glutamate-5-semialdehyde dehydrogenase, encoding MTVEVLDDHPEPITSAQRAYQASLKLGITKGADRSRAVLAMAQALERSFDDILEANTLDLEASREMAVPELILDWLKLTPTRLETTVDILQRLGELSDPLRRVRTADYQLEDSQSYTQLMPLGVIGFIYEAFPDLGAIAAGFCIKTGNSIILKGSTEASHSNAAIAEVLQSAIAEVGLTPGCVELITAEHGASIRDLVTQDEYVNLAIPYGRPSLVQQVVRQATCPVLKSAMGNCYLYWSLNSSLEMVRWMILDSHQSEPDQANAIEKVLIHRQALPSSLAVLWNSLMEKGFEIKGDAELVEAFPQLQLVKEGEWGNPYLTRTVAFKLVDSLESAIAWINHYSSGHADSIVTESYQESRQFALGVNSASTYINSSPRFSRNPSRGDSVFLGMSNQKGHRRGFISLETLTTVKHIVQGNGRF
- a CDS encoding type II toxin-antitoxin system HicB family antitoxin is translated as MFYKVNIIIEKDEDGYYAYSPELPGCQSQGDSLEEVSSNIKEAVEVYLETLSESEKQELLKKEILTMTLEVQVA
- the ribH gene encoding 6,7-dimethyl-8-ribityllumazine synthase — encoded protein: MAVFEGTFTQTEPLRFAVVIGRFNDLVTGKLLEGCQDCLKRHGVDPNPQGNQVDYVWVPGSFEVPLVARQLALSHRYDAVICLGAVIRGQTPHFDYVSAEVSKGIAAASFQTGVPVIFGILTVDTMQQALERAGIKGNHGWDYALNALEMASLMRQLRSNLAEPYSRNSQSLPASFQSASIGNLTAESEELG
- a CDS encoding universal stress protein, with translation MIKRILLAVSGLGHAEEMLKTLKEIPSIQSAKVTILHVVQAQSTAATMTSKWENGGKILANAIQTLNLDPSEVSSILREGDPKDVVCQVADEIDADLIIMGSRGLKRLQSILSNSVSQYVFQLSSRPMLLVKDDIYVKRIKRIMVAIDNSDSSKNCLKLALFLLRDIQGGELILANISTDLGGKKSEITQVNSDKNPVLAAAVAEAEKQGIQSRSYISSGKPGEEICRLAEELNIDLLLLGSPDRRPSIAKSFVDIDRLIGSSLSDYVRVNATCPVLLARTIA
- a CDS encoding type II toxin-antitoxin system HicA family toxin, whose translation is MPKLPRLNAKEAEKLLLDAGFIQIRSKGSHRVYRLENIRVVIPFHSGKVLHPKIVQQVIQAIKPDENDPPDDET
- the psbM gene encoding photosystem II reaction center protein PsbM yields the protein MQVNDLGFIASILFVLVPAVFLLILYIQTASREGGKDS